A window from Paenibacillus antri encodes these proteins:
- a CDS encoding ABC transporter permease, protein MADTSIRSTGAQPSVGSSPGSRSRHFRRYWQLYVMLVIPLVHFLLFKYAPLVGNILAFRRFRPGMGPFGTDWVGFAYFERFFGDPSFWRAFGNTLVLSFGNILINFPIPIIFALLLYEVRNARFRKFVQTISYMPRFISTVVVIAILGEILSPSSGLLNRILEQVFGMEPIYFVNEPQYFRPIYILTETWQFTGWTAIIYLAAITGINREMFEAADIDGANRFQKIIYVTIPSIMSTIMIMLILNVGSLLSLGFEKVLLLYTPSNAMVSDIIDTLVYRTGLMNQNYSYATAIGLFSGVIGVILVSGTNWLSKKVSGESIY, encoded by the coding sequence ATGGCCGATACGTCCATCCGCTCGACCGGCGCGCAGCCTTCCGTCGGGTCATCCCCGGGGTCGCGCTCCCGCCACTTCCGACGTTACTGGCAGTTGTACGTCATGCTGGTCATCCCGTTGGTCCATTTTCTATTGTTCAAATACGCGCCGCTCGTCGGCAATATCTTGGCGTTCCGCCGCTTCCGGCCGGGGATGGGACCGTTCGGTACCGATTGGGTCGGATTCGCCTACTTCGAACGGTTTTTCGGGGATCCCTCCTTCTGGCGGGCGTTCGGCAATACGTTGGTGCTTTCCTTCGGGAACATCTTGATCAATTTTCCGATTCCGATTATTTTCGCTTTGCTGCTCTACGAGGTGCGCAACGCCCGGTTCCGTAAATTCGTGCAGACGATCTCGTACATGCCCCGATTTATCTCCACGGTGGTGGTCATCGCCATCCTGGGCGAAATTTTGTCTCCCAGCTCCGGACTGCTCAACCGCATCCTGGAGCAAGTATTCGGCATGGAGCCGATTTACTTCGTCAACGAACCGCAATATTTCCGGCCCATCTATATTTTAACCGAGACGTGGCAATTTACCGGCTGGACGGCCATCATCTATCTCGCGGCCATCACCGGCATTAACCGGGAGATGTTCGAGGCGGCGGATATCGACGGCGCCAACCGTTTCCAAAAAATCATATACGTAACGATCCCGTCGATCATGTCCACGATCATGATCATGCTTATCTTGAACGTCGGTTCGCTGCTCAGCCTCGGCTTCGAGAAGGTGCTGCTGCTTTACACGCCTTCGAACGCCATGGTCAGCGACATTATCGATACGCTCGTCTACCGCACGGGCTTAATGAATCAGAACTACTCGTATGCGACGGCCATCGGCTTGTTCAGCGGCGTCATCGGCGTCATCCTCGTCTCCGGGACGAACTGGCTCAGCAAGAAGGTATCCGGCGAAAGCATCTATTAA
- a CDS encoding extracellular solute-binding protein, with protein sequence MYKKKLVSTTVVLGLMMSTLLACNAGSGGNGGTTGEGTTPSPSNEGNTSGGATTEAEGPLKLSLYYADNATLPFKEDWLIVQEWEKRYNVDLSFEVIPVADYATKVSLALNTGTNVPDVILYQTTKGENASLALNGAIVPISDYADWTPNFNARVEEFGLQEQIAALELKDGKRYYLPSLFDKPFYDGGLILREDLLQKYGLPAPKTFDDLYAVLKKFKEENPDSYPLTILAGPRVLYRMTMPSYGVSVGKNGASGTNTLSWDYEKQEYFPGAISDQYKQYMTYLAKLYKEGLLDPEMAEPIDGDKWAQKMATGKSFASYAYYDQIGGIEASATEEGFNLQMYPPLQGPAGAHHQPKSSTGSGILFPKKTAERDDFERIVRTIDEMFFSEEGAKLASSGVEGVTYTMDGDKIKYADDLTSSADGIYKSMQLKYGFGADPLQLVWVNAREMTKYDENYLQINATVAAMDEAIQAIPPSPMFDDMTAEEAGSLQTPLADTFEIWADAFLTGKKDLNADWDQYVTEMKNLQIEKFAQLYNDNMKK encoded by the coding sequence ATGTACAAGAAAAAGCTGGTTTCCACCACAGTCGTGCTCGGTCTGATGATGTCTACGCTTCTTGCCTGCAACGCCGGCAGCGGCGGCAACGGCGGCACCACCGGCGAAGGCACAACGCCAAGCCCATCGAACGAAGGCAATACGTCCGGCGGCGCGACGACCGAAGCGGAAGGACCGCTCAAATTATCGCTCTACTATGCCGACAACGCGACGCTCCCGTTTAAGGAAGACTGGCTGATCGTTCAGGAGTGGGAGAAGCGCTACAACGTGGACTTATCCTTCGAAGTCATTCCGGTAGCCGACTATGCGACGAAGGTGTCCCTTGCATTGAACACGGGCACGAACGTACCGGACGTCATCCTGTATCAAACCACGAAGGGCGAAAACGCATCCCTCGCGCTCAACGGCGCGATCGTCCCGATCAGCGACTACGCCGACTGGACGCCGAACTTCAACGCCCGCGTCGAAGAGTTCGGCCTGCAGGAGCAAATCGCGGCGCTCGAGCTGAAGGACGGCAAGCGCTATTACCTCCCTTCGCTGTTCGATAAGCCGTTCTACGACGGCGGCCTGATTCTGCGGGAAGATCTGTTGCAAAAATACGGGCTGCCGGCGCCGAAAACGTTCGACGACCTGTACGCCGTCCTCAAGAAATTCAAAGAAGAAAACCCGGATTCGTACCCTCTGACGATTCTTGCCGGCCCTCGCGTCTTGTACCGGATGACGATGCCGTCTTACGGCGTCAGCGTCGGCAAGAACGGCGCTTCCGGCACGAACACGCTCAGCTGGGATTACGAGAAGCAAGAATACTTCCCGGGCGCTATCAGCGACCAGTACAAACAATACATGACATACCTCGCGAAGCTGTATAAGGAAGGCCTGCTCGATCCGGAGATGGCCGAACCGATCGACGGCGACAAGTGGGCGCAGAAGATGGCGACGGGCAAGTCGTTCGCATCCTACGCGTATTACGATCAGATCGGCGGCATCGAGGCGTCGGCGACGGAAGAGGGCTTCAACCTCCAGATGTACCCGCCGCTCCAAGGTCCGGCCGGCGCGCATCACCAGCCGAAGAGCAGCACGGGCTCCGGCATCCTGTTCCCGAAGAAGACGGCCGAGCGCGACGACTTCGAACGCATCGTCCGCACGATCGACGAGATGTTCTTCTCCGAGGAAGGCGCGAAGCTTGCAAGCTCCGGCGTCGAAGGCGTCACGTACACGATGGACGGCGACAAGATCAAGTATGCCGACGATCTTACGAGCTCCGCGGACGGCATCTATAAGTCGATGCAGCTCAAGTACGGCTTCGGCGCGGATCCGCTCCAGCTCGTATGGGTGAACGCCCGCGAGATGACGAAGTACGACGAGAACTACCTGCAAATCAACGCGACGGTCGCGGCGATGGACGAAGCGATTCAAGCGATTCCGCCGAGCCCGATGTTCGACGACATGACGGCCGAGGAAGCCGGCTCGCTCCAGACGCCGCTCGCCGATACGTTCGAAATTTGGGCGGACGCGTTCCTGACCGGCAAGAAGGATCTGAACGCGGATTGGGATCAGTACGTCACAGAGATGAAGAACCTGCAAATCGAGAAGTTCGCTCAGCTGTACAACGATAATATGAAGAAGTAA